Proteins encoded by one window of Cannabis sativa cultivar Pink pepper isolate KNU-18-1 chromosome 4, ASM2916894v1, whole genome shotgun sequence:
- the LOC115714044 gene encoding metal tolerance protein C4 isoform X2, which produces MLAEVIHSVADFANQALLAYGLSSSRRAPDAIHPYGYSKERFVWSLISAVGIFCLGSGATIVHGFQNLWTSHPPGNIKYAALVIAGSFIIEGASLIVAIQAVKKGAAAEGMKVRDYVWRGHDPTSVAVMTEDGAAVAGLVIAGASLVAVNITGNGIYDPIGSIIVGNLLGMVAIFLIQRNRHALIGRAMDDHDTEKVLHFLKNDPVVDSIYDCKSEVIGPGFFRFKAEIDFNGVVLVQNYLKRTGREEWGRQFREAAMEKDDDQLLKIMSSYGEEVVTALGSEVDRLEKEIQYLVPGIRHVDIEAHNPTDLLP; this is translated from the exons ATGTTGGCTGAAGTAATTCACTCAGTTGCAGATTTTGCAAATCAG GCACTCCTTGCTTATGGTCTGAGTAGCTCGAGGCGTGCACCAGATGCTATCCATCC TTATGGCTATTCCAAGGAAAGATTTGTTTGGTCTTTGATATCGGCTGTTGGCATATTTTGTCTTGGTTCTGGGGCTACTATTGTTCACGGATTTCAGAACTTGTGGACTTCACAT CCCCCTGGAAACATTAAGTACGCAGCTCTAGTGATTGCTGGTTCTTTTATTATTGAAG GTGCTTCTCTTATTGTTGCTATCCAAGCTGTCAAGAAAGGTGCAGCTGCTGAGGGAATGAAAGTAAGAGACTACGTTTGGCGTGGTCATGATCCCACATCTGTTGCAGTCATGACAGAG GATGGAGCTGCTGTTGCTGGTCTTGTTATTGCCGGAGCATCACTGGTTGCAGTAAACATTACAGGGAATGGAATTTATGATCCCATAGGCTCGATTATTGTTGGCAACTTACTTGGAATG GTTGCTATATTTCTGATCCAAAGGAATCGGCATGCTTTAATTGGTAGAGCAATGGATGATCACGATACAGAGAAGGTCCTCCATTTCTTAAAAAATGATCCG GTTGTTGATTCTATATACGACTGCAAGAGTGAGGTTATTGGGCCTGGGTTCTTTCGGTTTAAGGCTGAAATAg ATTTCAATGGGGTGGTACTTGTGCAAAATTATCTAAAAAGGACCGGTCGGGAAGAATGGGGAAGACAG TTCCGCGAAGCAGCTATGGAGAAAGACGATGATCAACTCCTCAAGATCATGTCAAGTTACG GTGAAGAAGTGGTTACAGCTTTAGGAAGTGAAGTTGATAGGCTTGAAAAGGAGATCCAATATCTGGTTCCGGGCATACGACATGTTGATATCGAGGCTCACAATCCAACTGATCTATTACCATGA
- the LOC115714044 gene encoding metal tolerance protein C4 isoform X1, translated as MQRKATHRILLPFLSRTPAPAPTYSHHRFSSLIHSSRPILLFHFSDHHTPSRDRQKGPPQAPASFASVDCSRRFLLLEFLSSNGYSHNQRQRHRHHLSFHRNFFTRAKQVQRIEFNDQHSQRAVTTALWCNFLVFSLKFGVWLATSSHVMLAEVIHSVADFANQALLAYGLSSSRRAPDAIHPYGYSKERFVWSLISAVGIFCLGSGATIVHGFQNLWTSHPPGNIKYAALVIAGSFIIEGASLIVAIQAVKKGAAAEGMKVRDYVWRGHDPTSVAVMTEDGAAVAGLVIAGASLVAVNITGNGIYDPIGSIIVGNLLGMVAIFLIQRNRHALIGRAMDDHDTEKVLHFLKNDPVVDSIYDCKSEVIGPGFFRFKAEIDFNGVVLVQNYLKRTGREEWGRQFREAAMEKDDDQLLKIMSSYGEEVVTALGSEVDRLEKEIQYLVPGIRHVDIEAHNPTDLLP; from the exons ATGCAGAGGAAAGCCACCCACCGCATTCTTCTTCCTTTCCTCTCCCGGACTCCGGCTCCGGCTCCGACTTATAGCCACCACCGCTTTTCTTCTCTCATTCATTCTTCTCGCCCAATCCTACTCTTCCATTTCTCCGACCACCATACTCCGTCGCGAGATCGCCAGAAAGGACCTCCACAGGCACCGGCCTCGTTTGCTTCTGTTGATTGTTCAAGACGCTTCCTTTTGCTTGAATTTCTTTCCTCTAATGGTTACTCCCATAACCAACGGCAACGGCATCGGCATCATCTCTCTTTTCATCGCA ATTTTTTCACCAGAGCTAAACAAGTTCAGAGGATTGAATTCAATGATCAACACAG TCAAAGGGCAGTCACAACTGCCTTGTGGTGCAACTTTCTTGTGTTTTCACTCAAGTTTGGGGTCTGGTTAGCTACCTCAAGTCATGTTATGTTGGCTGAAGTAATTCACTCAGTTGCAGATTTTGCAAATCAG GCACTCCTTGCTTATGGTCTGAGTAGCTCGAGGCGTGCACCAGATGCTATCCATCC TTATGGCTATTCCAAGGAAAGATTTGTTTGGTCTTTGATATCGGCTGTTGGCATATTTTGTCTTGGTTCTGGGGCTACTATTGTTCACGGATTTCAGAACTTGTGGACTTCACAT CCCCCTGGAAACATTAAGTACGCAGCTCTAGTGATTGCTGGTTCTTTTATTATTGAAG GTGCTTCTCTTATTGTTGCTATCCAAGCTGTCAAGAAAGGTGCAGCTGCTGAGGGAATGAAAGTAAGAGACTACGTTTGGCGTGGTCATGATCCCACATCTGTTGCAGTCATGACAGAG GATGGAGCTGCTGTTGCTGGTCTTGTTATTGCCGGAGCATCACTGGTTGCAGTAAACATTACAGGGAATGGAATTTATGATCCCATAGGCTCGATTATTGTTGGCAACTTACTTGGAATG GTTGCTATATTTCTGATCCAAAGGAATCGGCATGCTTTAATTGGTAGAGCAATGGATGATCACGATACAGAGAAGGTCCTCCATTTCTTAAAAAATGATCCG GTTGTTGATTCTATATACGACTGCAAGAGTGAGGTTATTGGGCCTGGGTTCTTTCGGTTTAAGGCTGAAATAg ATTTCAATGGGGTGGTACTTGTGCAAAATTATCTAAAAAGGACCGGTCGGGAAGAATGGGGAAGACAG TTCCGCGAAGCAGCTATGGAGAAAGACGATGATCAACTCCTCAAGATCATGTCAAGTTACG GTGAAGAAGTGGTTACAGCTTTAGGAAGTGAAGTTGATAGGCTTGAAAAGGAGATCCAATATCTGGTTCCGGGCATACGACATGTTGATATCGAGGCTCACAATCCAACTGATCTATTACCATGA